In Hyphomicrobiales bacterium, the following proteins share a genomic window:
- a CDS encoding type ISP restriction/modification enzyme produces the protein MATPFDAYLRKLREIPIEEHTEHTGRSALEALLNQFAAEADAKGITVQHEPKREADKGAPDFKIKRQGMIVGYVENKAIGENLDKVLKSDQIKRYRDLSGNILLTDYLQWILLDRERVKGREILAFPTDLEGRALRVAAERAEAVGKLIAAFFSEAPQRIGEAEQLALELAKRSRLLRDHLGEELVRQERGEHKEERLYGLFQIFRDQVFHELTLKEFADAFAQMLAYGLFLARLNSDAKPVTLHNAREYVPGSFRLIRELVDFLTELEKREYRDVRWVVEEVLSIVNGLNLPAIHEDLSFRHRRVRRGVRAKSEEEARLFERDPFIYFYENYLRAYDKATSKSRGVYYTPPPVVNFIVRALDDILKDKETFNIPDGLADHGRVTVLDFACGTGTFLVEVFERIFANIGGLDSGKAGLVVRGHMLKNVYGFEYLIAPYTIAHLKLSQYLKDKDHELNDDERLLIYLTNTLEPITVEPDQKELWPVPELATEIKEAQAVKEKPILVITGNPPYSGLSRNMGEAAKALIERYKYVDGRHFGERKHWLHDDYVKFIAFAQSKMDAVEEGVVGVITNHAWIYNPTFRGMRQSLMNTFQQIYIVDLHGSSKPKEIPPDGLANENVFDIMKGVAITLFVKGNGLERGVWFGDVWGRRLQKYQICASSQFTAIACEAIKPEKPYYFFSPHTAAAASDWDSHIPLGEIFSVHSAGMFTARDGLNIGFEEEELLGRLRTFAALKPDEARAQFGLGPDKRDWKVESAQADLANAGISPKFLRRVGYRPFDERLVFYTGQSKGLIGQPGRPLAEAVDVSGIALGTVRRVEEGEFRHVLAFSSLPDGHSVSSKETTHVFPLFVPTGNKSKSVEVAKTENLSPDFRVFLDARYEHHYTPEAILGYIYAVLHAPTYRDKYAEFLRIDFPRVPFPDKKAAFDAISGLGWALVEAHLLRGQPKSGLASYHGKGDHSVEAVRYSPEEQAVWINKTQCFKPVPQAVWDFHVGGYKVLSKYLKDRKGRTLSLDEINHVAAVADSLAFTIDQMAKIDEAYRAAFPDLG, from the coding sequence ATGGCCACTCCGTTCGATGCCTATCTGCGCAAGCTGCGCGAGATCCCGATCGAGGAGCATACCGAGCACACCGGCCGCTCGGCTTTGGAAGCCTTATTGAACCAGTTCGCTGCCGAGGCGGACGCCAAAGGCATCACCGTTCAGCACGAGCCAAAACGCGAGGCGGACAAGGGCGCGCCCGACTTCAAGATCAAGCGTCAGGGAATGATCGTCGGCTATGTCGAGAACAAAGCCATTGGCGAAAATCTCGACAAGGTCTTGAAGTCCGACCAGATCAAGCGATACCGCGACCTTTCCGGCAACATCCTGCTCACCGATTACCTGCAATGGATATTGCTCGACCGGGAGCGGGTGAAGGGCCGCGAAATCCTCGCCTTTCCGACCGATCTGGAAGGCCGCGCGCTACGCGTCGCAGCCGAGCGCGCCGAGGCGGTCGGCAAGCTCATCGCCGCCTTCTTCTCCGAGGCTCCGCAACGCATAGGTGAGGCAGAGCAGCTTGCGCTGGAGCTTGCCAAGCGCAGCAGGCTGCTGCGCGACCATCTCGGGGAGGAGCTGGTGCGGCAGGAGCGGGGCGAGCACAAAGAGGAGCGTCTTTACGGGCTTTTTCAGATCTTCCGCGATCAGGTCTTCCACGAACTGACGCTGAAGGAATTCGCCGACGCCTTCGCGCAGATGCTGGCTTACGGCCTGTTCCTCGCCCGGCTTAATTCGGATGCGAAGCCCGTCACGCTGCACAATGCGCGGGAATATGTGCCGGGGTCGTTCCGGCTCATCCGCGAACTGGTCGACTTCCTGACCGAGCTTGAGAAGCGCGAATATCGCGATGTGCGCTGGGTGGTCGAGGAGGTGCTGTCCATCGTCAACGGACTTAACCTGCCTGCGATTCACGAGGACCTGTCGTTCCGGCACCGCAGGGTGCGGCGGGGCGTTAGGGCGAAAAGCGAAGAGGAGGCCCGCCTGTTCGAGCGCGACCCGTTTATCTACTTCTATGAAAATTATTTGAGGGCCTACGACAAAGCCACCAGCAAGAGCCGCGGCGTCTATTACACGCCGCCGCCGGTGGTTAACTTCATCGTCCGCGCCCTCGACGACATCCTGAAGGACAAGGAAACGTTCAACATACCGGACGGGCTGGCCGACCATGGCCGCGTCACCGTGCTCGACTTTGCCTGCGGCACCGGCACATTTCTGGTCGAGGTGTTCGAGCGCATTTTCGCGAATATCGGCGGGCTTGATTCCGGCAAGGCCGGCCTCGTCGTGCGCGGGCACATGCTGAAGAACGTCTACGGCTTCGAGTATCTGATCGCGCCATACACCATCGCGCATCTGAAGCTGTCTCAATATCTGAAAGACAAGGACCATGAGCTAAATGACGATGAGCGGTTGCTCATCTACCTGACGAATACGCTGGAACCGATTACGGTCGAGCCAGATCAAAAGGAGCTGTGGCCAGTTCCAGAACTGGCTACGGAGATCAAAGAGGCACAAGCCGTAAAGGAAAAGCCGATCCTCGTCATCACCGGCAATCCACCCTATTCGGGCCTTTCACGCAACATGGGTGAAGCGGCCAAGGCACTCATCGAGCGATACAAGTATGTGGATGGTAGACACTTTGGCGAGCGTAAGCACTGGCTCCACGATGACTACGTGAAGTTCATCGCCTTTGCGCAATCCAAGATGGATGCTGTGGAGGAAGGTGTCGTCGGTGTCATCACCAATCATGCGTGGATTTACAATCCAACGTTTAGGGGCATGCGCCAATCGCTGATGAACACCTTTCAGCAGATTTACATCGTCGATCTACATGGCAGTTCTAAACCGAAGGAGATACCGCCAGACGGACTCGCAAACGAAAATGTGTTCGACATAATGAAGGGCGTTGCGATCACACTTTTCGTTAAAGGGAACGGTTTGGAACGGGGAGTGTGGTTCGGCGATGTTTGGGGCCGTCGGCTACAGAAGTATCAGATTTGTGCGAGTTCTCAATTTACAGCAATCGCGTGCGAGGCGATTAAGCCGGAGAAGCCCTACTATTTTTTCTCACCTCATACTGCAGCAGCCGCTTCCGATTGGGACAGCCACATACCGCTAGGGGAAATTTTCAGCGTGCACAGCGCCGGGATGTTTACTGCCAGAGACGGCTTGAATATCGGATTCGAGGAAGAGGAACTGCTTGGCCGCTTACGAACGTTTGCCGCTTTGAAACCGGATGAGGCGCGTGCGCAATTTGGATTGGGCCCCGACAAGCGGGATTGGAAGGTTGAGAGTGCGCAAGCAGATTTGGCCAATGCAGGGATTAGCCCAAAATTCTTGCGGCGTGTTGGCTACCGCCCCTTTGATGAGCGGCTTGTATTTTATACCGGACAGTCGAAGGGTTTGATTGGTCAACCTGGTCGGCCTCTTGCCGAAGCTGTCGATGTGTCGGGCATCGCACTTGGTACGGTCCGCAGGGTCGAAGAGGGTGAGTTCAGGCACGTGCTTGCTTTTTCCTCTTTACCTGATGGTCACTCCGTATCATCAAAAGAGACGACGCATGTATTTCCGTTATTTGTTCCTACGGGGAACAAGTCCAAATCGGTGGAAGTGGCAAAGACCGAAAACCTCTCCCCAGACTTCCGCGTCTTCCTCGACGCCCGCTATGAGCACCACTACACGCCGGAAGCAATCCTCGGCTACATCTACGCCGTGCTGCACGCGCCGACCTATCGAGACAAATACGCCGAGTTTTTGCGCATCGACTTCCCGCGCGTGCCGTTCCCCGACAAGAAGGCTGCATTCGATGCCATCTCCGGGCTCGGATGGGCGCTGGTTGAAGCGCACCTACTGCGTGGGCAGCCGAAGTCCGGGCTCGCCAGCTATCACGGCAAGGGCGATCATTCGGTCGAGGCCGTGCGCTATTCGCCCGAAGAGCAGGCGGTCTGGATCAACAAGACACAATGTTTCAAGCCCGTGCCGCAGGCCGTGTGGGACTTCCACGTCGGCGGCTATAAGGTGCTCTCGAAATATCTGAAGGATCGCAAGGGCCGCACCCTGTCACTCGATGAGATCAATCACGTGGCCGCCGTCGCCGACAGCCTCGCCTTCACCATCGACCAGATGGCGAAAATCGACGAAGCCTACCGGGCGGCCTTCCCCGACCTTGGATAA